In Natronoarchaeum philippinense, a single window of DNA contains:
- a CDS encoding chemotaxis protein CheC — MSLMVDIRKLSFINEMAKVGTNGVADNMSKLTGEDAKMEVTKTNFIDVEDLTAQLDDGKRVGVRVRLMEPPHGHILILFPEQSAKKITALMLNDMVDDMSSVSGEMARSAVEELGNMMASGFIDGWADVLGTTIDIATPQLVYAPAAEIVGRTASLGEEDLALFFDSSLNVPSYEIEAEIYAFPDLQEFVEMVNSIETSYA, encoded by the coding sequence ATGAGTCTGATGGTCGACATTCGGAAGTTGAGCTTCATCAACGAGATGGCGAAAGTCGGGACGAACGGCGTCGCCGACAACATGAGCAAGCTGACCGGCGAGGACGCCAAGATGGAGGTGACCAAGACGAACTTCATCGACGTCGAGGACCTCACCGCTCAGCTCGACGACGGCAAACGCGTCGGCGTCCGCGTCCGACTGATGGAGCCACCTCACGGCCACATCCTGATCCTGTTCCCCGAGCAAAGCGCCAAGAAGATCACGGCGCTGATGCTCAACGACATGGTCGACGACATGTCGTCGGTGTCCGGCGAGATGGCCAGAAGCGCCGTCGAGGAGCTGGGCAACATGATGGCCAGCGGCTTCATCGACGGCTGGGCCGACGTGCTCGGCACGACGATCGACATCGCCACGCCACAGCTCGTGTACGCGCCGGCAGCCGAGATCGTGGGCCGAACGGCCAGTCTCGGCGAGGAGGATCTGGCGCTGTTTTTCGACTCCAGCCTGAACGTCCCGAGCTACGAGATCGAAGCCGAGATCTACGCGTTCCCGGATCTTCAGGAGTTCGTCGAGATGGTAAACAGCATCGAGACGTCCTACGCATAG
- a CDS encoding chemotaxis protein CheC translates to MKLDVNALGTFYQMAQEGAGLAAGRLTRLTGVDTRVGVTKLNFMRGSDIRAELADDVQKVGVRVQLSGGLDGHAVIVFDRASAVHLVETLQPTIDDQPALPEGPDEPFDEMNKSAITEVGQIMNSGFIDGWADVLSTAIDVATPEFVEGDTAEPFLADIDTTPGADDLALLFQSQIEAIDTEIQFRYYLFPEHEAMADVLERQGADGDAGIEYDKLAGFDRLAQRGADEVANNVTMLTGIDTSVEIRRLNFVPLEAMPEEIDDESLVGVAFEFDGTPSGYLLFLFDEASAREIVRAMVPNEPDDEFGEMGQSAIKELGNIMASGFLDGWANVLDTTIDHSPPEYIRDMGAAVIDPVVIQLGENQEFAFVFDTVVQAAEREFDCNIYAIPDESDLERAINDLPMDRIEKAPTKAAIDEIETDP, encoded by the coding sequence ATGAAACTAGACGTCAATGCACTCGGAACGTTCTACCAGATGGCCCAAGAGGGCGCGGGGCTCGCGGCCGGCCGACTCACGCGGCTGACCGGCGTCGACACCCGCGTCGGCGTGACGAAGCTCAACTTCATGCGCGGCTCGGATATCCGCGCCGAGCTGGCCGACGACGTGCAGAAAGTCGGTGTCCGAGTCCAGCTCTCGGGCGGACTGGACGGCCACGCCGTGATCGTGTTCGACCGCGCGAGCGCGGTCCATCTCGTCGAGACGCTCCAGCCGACGATCGACGACCAGCCGGCGCTGCCGGAGGGTCCAGACGAACCGTTCGACGAGATGAACAAGAGCGCGATCACCGAGGTCGGCCAGATCATGAACAGCGGCTTCATCGACGGCTGGGCCGACGTTCTCAGCACAGCGATCGACGTTGCGACGCCGGAGTTCGTCGAGGGCGACACGGCCGAGCCGTTTCTGGCCGACATCGATACGACGCCGGGCGCCGACGATCTGGCCTTGCTGTTCCAGAGCCAGATCGAAGCGATCGACACCGAGATCCAGTTCCGGTACTACCTGTTTCCGGAACACGAGGCGATGGCCGACGTGCTCGAACGACAGGGTGCGGATGGCGACGCCGGCATCGAGTACGACAAGCTCGCCGGCTTCGACCGGCTCGCCCAGCGGGGTGCCGACGAGGTTGCCAACAACGTCACGATGCTGACCGGCATCGACACGAGCGTCGAGATTCGCCGGCTCAACTTCGTCCCGCTGGAGGCCATGCCCGAGGAGATCGACGACGAGAGCCTCGTCGGCGTCGCCTTCGAGTTCGACGGGACGCCGAGTGGCTATCTGCTCTTCCTGTTCGACGAGGCCTCTGCCCGCGAGATCGTCCGTGCGATGGTCCCCAACGAGCCGGACGACGAGTTCGGCGAGATGGGCCAGAGCGCGATCAAAGAGCTGGGCAACATCATGGCCAGTGGATTTTTAGACGGGTGGGCCAACGTGCTCGACACGACGATCGATCACTCCCCGCCCGAGTACATCCGCGACATGGGGGCGGCGGTGATCGACCCCGTCGTCATCCAACTCGGCGAAAACCAAGAGTTCGCGTTCGTGTTCGACACGGTCGTGCAGGCGGCCGAGCGGGAGTTCGACTGTAACATCTACGCGATCCCCGACGAGTCCGATCTCGAACGCGCGATCAACGACCTGCCGATGGACCGAATCGAAAAGGCGCCGACCAAGGCAGCGATCGACGAAATAGAGACAGACCCATGA
- a CDS encoding CheR family methyltransferase encodes MSDEASFDRLTAYIEENLGFATSHYNDSYLQRRFSSRMRRTGSDDYAEYLEHLRDDPDEERELLDTLSINVTGFFRNPDVWEGIRSVLRRLSEDCDRIHAWSAACADGREPYSLAMLGLDDPRTAGDKLSVLATDINQAALDDAAAGVYENTRTIDVGEQLTFLSNYHRYVDQTDDRFELRDPVKEMVAFERHDLINDEPKSGFDLVVCRNLFIYIDNEYKESMLQTIAESLRPGGYLVIGKAETIPPGVKSEFTILDGRLRIYRRQ; translated from the coding sequence GTGAGCGACGAGGCGTCGTTCGACCGACTGACCGCCTACATCGAGGAGAACCTCGGGTTTGCGACCAGCCACTACAACGACAGTTACCTGCAGCGACGATTCTCCTCGCGGATGCGCCGTACCGGGTCCGACGACTACGCAGAGTATCTCGAACACCTCCGGGACGACCCCGACGAGGAGCGCGAACTGCTGGATACGCTCTCGATCAACGTCACCGGCTTCTTCCGGAATCCGGATGTCTGGGAGGGGATACGGTCGGTGCTGCGCCGACTGTCGGAGGACTGCGACCGCATCCACGCGTGGAGCGCCGCCTGCGCCGACGGACGCGAGCCCTACTCGCTCGCGATGCTCGGACTGGACGACCCGCGGACGGCAGGCGACAAGCTCTCCGTTCTTGCGACCGACATCAATCAAGCGGCGTTGGACGACGCCGCTGCGGGTGTCTACGAGAACACGCGGACGATCGATGTCGGCGAGCAGTTGACGTTCCTCTCGAACTACCACCGCTACGTCGATCAGACTGACGACCGCTTCGAGTTACGCGACCCGGTCAAGGAGATGGTCGCGTTCGAGCGCCACGACCTGATCAACGACGAGCCAAAATCCGGCTTCGATCTGGTGGTCTGCCGGAATCTCTTCATCTACATCGACAACGAGTACAAGGAGTCGATGCTGCAGACGATCGCCGAGTCGCTTCGGCCGGGCGGGTATCTCGTCATCGGGAAGGCAGAGACGATCCCGCCGGGCGTCAAATCCGAGTTCACGATCCTCGACGGCCGGCTCCGGATCTATCGGCGGCAGTGA
- a CDS encoding chemotaxis protein CheD has protein sequence MKTYGSEPGAPDPDPIRVGISEFVVSDSGQTLKSYGLGSCLAVALYDDSSGVGGLAHIMLPDGDTNDASDDKPGKFADTAVRAMLRQMVEKGASYTDVEAKIAGGSDMFDFESFGDGVGNRNIAAAREELDKLGVPLVAEEVGGQRGRTVVFETDTGVFSIKTADGDQDDREL, from the coding sequence ATGAAAACCTACGGGAGCGAGCCGGGAGCGCCAGATCCGGATCCGATCCGCGTCGGCATCTCCGAGTTCGTCGTCAGCGACAGCGGTCAGACGCTCAAGTCCTACGGGTTGGGCTCGTGTCTCGCGGTTGCGCTGTACGACGATAGCTCCGGCGTCGGCGGGCTCGCCCACATCATGCTACCGGACGGCGACACCAACGACGCCAGCGACGACAAGCCCGGAAAGTTCGCAGATACGGCGGTTCGGGCGATGCTCCGCCAGATGGTCGAGAAGGGCGCGAGCTACACCGATGTCGAGGCAAAGATCGCTGGCGGCAGCGACATGTTCGACTTCGAGAGCTTCGGCGACGGCGTCGGAAATCGGAACATCGCGGCCGCACGCGAGGAGCTCGACAAGCTCGGCGTCCCGCTCGTCGCCGAGGAAGTCGGCGGCCAGCGCGGTCGTACTGTAGTGTTCGAGACCGATACCGGCGTCTTCTCGATCAAGACCGCAGACGGCGATCAGGACGACAGGGAACTGTGA